One segment of Toxotes jaculatrix isolate fToxJac2 chromosome 8, fToxJac2.pri, whole genome shotgun sequence DNA contains the following:
- the sall3a gene encoding sal-like protein 3 — translation MSRRKQAKPQHLKSDEDPALAGVISEHARGDVLDDADSGNESRSGSEETHVCEKCCAEFFKWSDFCEHLKSCTKNPLVLIVNDNEDTPNSSQEYPTEPSPVPSCPSEQADSEDPREGNHSPAGEGDDVPETATLNGVNVLEKEDEQMELELSPEKNMDPEERDMTSPEPDGSLPQLNDVVPSTVASYAMPSTNVTLETLHGTRVAVAQFSQSVRAAAGSGVSTMAIPMILDQLMALQQQQIHQLQLIEQIRSQVALMNRQSASQPALNHHHSNAAGNQGPVSSCVPPVPSQLQLHNFITPPVHQLPVRLPATLNGQGSSPLTSAIEGPLSQTPQSGSQQSNSSVPNTSSNNAVFPQPSGTGLSSLIPSCSSSVTNNNISTSSSVTGGGGISSSSALPRNSTTPPSLSHSSLLSSASSLPLIPHSSSSSVIFPNPLASIAATANALDPLSALMKHRKGKPPNVSVFDTKPSSEDPFFKHKCRFCAKVFGSDSALQIHLRSHTGERPYKCNICGNRFSTKGNLKVHFQRHKEKYPHIQMNPYPVPEYLDNVPTSSGIPYGMSLPPEKPVTTWLDSKPVLPTVPTSVGLQLPPTLPSMMGGFGESPSLTPLNRSPQRPSPPSSECASLSPNIITDSGMITTSPSPKPSLGSDAPPLLKPEGVLLPPSCSTRPGENTATTTTVTQVVLTTAVTSTTSSSSGQVTEPTTSPNSVSNPVSHPVLPMLSDQFKAKFPFGGLLDSMQTSETSKLQQLVENIDKKMTDPNQCVICHRVLSCQSALKMHYRIHTGERPFKCKICGRAFTTKGNLKTHFGVHRSKPPLRVQHSCPICQKKFTNAVVLQQHIRMHMGGQIPNTPIPESLQEMDTDLSFDEKSLDAMSNYDDDLLDEMEQAIDDEPDLKEGEVDPSKPYSPGSSPPTSIMSSIAAMENQMKMIDSTANMTRSFGQKPTQNGSSFGGETDCFTTDSLSAAGEAEGQSLGSPALSESSGSMQHLSPAHSHSESQRSKSPATLNNNNNSSAMTAEEGQENNTAGLATVKSEKSETPSPLSATEGTGALDLTATQHGRHFIKEESHFNMLFLNRDRGLSTTNLASTASNMIKMEMNGHGKSVSLSDNSHLPVGIQVPAATPQTTMSPSINPMLAPPPPRRTPKQHNCHSCGKNFSSASALQIHERTHTGEKPFACSICGRAFTTKGNLKVHMGTHMWNNAPARRGRRLSVENPMALLGGDAMKFSEMFQKDLAARAMNVDPGFWNQYAAAITNGLAMKNNEISVIQNGGITQLPVSLGGAGITSLGAMPGGMDRVHTGSSPPMTGMEKAGLEVGASRPFSRFMEENKEIGIN, via the exons ATGTCCCGACGCAAGCAAGCCAAGCCGCAGCACCTAAAGTCGGACGAGGATCCCGCACTAGCCGGGGTGATTTCTGAGCACG CCCGAGGTGATGTGCTGGATGATGCCGACAGCGGGAATGAGAGCCGCAGCGGCAGTGAGGAGACCCATGTATGTGAGAAGTGTTGCGCTGAGTTCTTCAAGTGGTCAGACTTCTGTGAACATTTAAAGAGCTGCACCAAGAACCCCCTTGTGCTCATAGTGAATGACAATGAGGACACACCTAACTCCTCCCAGGAGTATCCTACAGAGCCCTCCCCTGTACCCAGCTGCCCTAGTGAGCAGGCTGACAGCGAGGACCCCAGGGAGGGAAACCACAGTCCTGCTGGTGAGGGGGATGACGTCCCAGAGACAGCAACCTTAAATGGGGTCAATGTCCTGGAAAAGGAGGATGAGCAGATGGAGCTGGAGCTTTCTCCTGAAAAAAATATGGATCCTGAAGAGAGAGATATGACATCCCCTGAGCCAGACGGCTCCCTACCTCAGCTCAATGATGTCGTCCCATCTACTGTTGCAAGCTACGCCATGCCAAGCACCAATGTTACCTTGGAGACTCTGCATGGCACCCGGGTGGCAGTTGCCCAGTTTTCACAGAGTGTAAGGGCAGCAGCAGGCAGTGGGGTCTCCACCATGGCCATTCCCATGATCCTGGACCAGCTGATGgccctccagcagcagcaaatccaccagctgcagctgatcGAACAAATACGCAGTCAGGTGGCTCTGATGAACAGACAGTCTGCCTCACAGCCTGCTCTCAATCACCATCACAGCAACGCTGCTGGAAACCAGGGGCCTGTATCCTCCTGTGTCCCCCCTGTCCCAAGTCAGCTTCAGCTACACAACTTCATCACCCCTCCTGTCCATCAGCTGCCTGTTAGGTTGCCAGCCACTCTAAATGGTCAAGGCTCTTCACCCCTGACCTCAGCAATAGAAGGGCCTCTCTCTCAAACGCCACAAAGTGGCAGTCAGCAGTCTAACTCTTCAGTCCCTAACACATCCTCAAATAATGCGGTGTTTCCCCAGCCCAGTGGTACTGGATTGTCATCTCTAATTCCCTCCTGCTCATCCTCAGTCACGAACAACAACATTAGCACTAGCAGTAGTGTAACAGGAGGTGGTGGCAttagcagcagctcagctcttcCCAGGAACTCCACCACCCCCCCTTCACTCAGCCACAGTAGCCTCCTGAGCTCTGCCTCCAGTTTACCGCTGATACCTCACAGCTCGTCCAGCAGCGTCATCTTCCCCAACCCTCTGGCCAGCATAGCAGCCACAGCCAATGCGCTCGAccccctctctgctctgatgaAGCACCGCAAGGGGAAGCCCccaaatgtgtctgtgtttgacacTAAGCCCAGCTCTGAGGACCCTTTCTTCAAGCATAAGTGTCGGTTCTGCGCCAAGGTGTTTGGCAGTGACAGCGCCCTACAGATCCACCTGCGTTCCCACACTGGAGAGAGGCCCTACAAATGCAACATATGTGGCAACCGTTTTTCCACCAAGGGTAATCTCAAAGTCCACTTCCAGAGGCACAAAGAGAAATACCCACATATTCAGATGAACCCCTATCCTGTGCCAGAGTACCTGGACAACGTGCCCACAAGCTCAGGCATCCCATATGGCATGTCTTTGCCCCCAGAAAAACCTGTAACCACATGGCTCGACAGCAAACCTGTCCTCCCCACTGTTCCCACCTCAGTTGGGCTCCAGCTGCCTCCCACGCTGCCGAGCATGATGGGGGGTTTTGGCGAATCTCCAAGCCTCACTCCTCTCAACAGGTCCCCTCAGAGGCCATCTCCACCCTCAAGcgagtgtgcatctttgtcccCTAATATCATCACTGACTCTGGCATGATCACTACTTCACCGTCCCCAAAACCCAGCCTAGGGAGTGACGCACCACCTCTCTTGAAACCTGAAGGTGTTCTCCTGCCCCCAAGCTGCTCTACAAGGCCAGGAGAGAATACCGCCACCACAACTACAGTAACTCAAGTGGTTCTTACCACTGCTGTCACCTCCACCACATCATCCAGCAGTGGCCAGGTCACTGAACCCACCACTAGCCCCAACTCTGTTTCTAACCCTGTCTCCCATCCTGTTCTTCCCATGCTCTCAGACCAGTTTAAGGCCAAGTTTCCCTTTGGTGGCCTCCTAGACTCTATGCAAACCTCAGAGACATCAAAGTTGCAGCAGCTCGTTGAAAACATTGACAAGAAGATGACTGACCCAAACCAGTGTGTCATCTGTCATCGTGTTCTGAGCTGCCAGAGTGCTCTCAAGATGCACTACCGTATCCACACTGGTGAGAGGCCTTTCAAATGCAAGATATGTGGGCGGGCATTCACCACCAAGGgaaacctgaaaacacactttgGTGTCCATAGGTCCAAACCCCCACTTAGGGTCCAGCACTCCTGCCCTATATGTCAGAAAAAGTTCACGAATGCTGTcgtgctgcagcagcacatcCGTATGCACATGGGAGGGCAGATTCCCAACACCCCAATCCCCGAAAGCCTGCAGGAGATGGACACTGACCTCTCCTTTGATGAGAAGAGCTTAGATGCGATGAGTAATTATGATGATGACCTTCTGGATGAAATGGAGCAGGCTATAGATGACGAACCTGACTTAAAAGAAGGAGAAGTGGACCCTTCTAAACCTTATTCACCTGGGAGCTCCCCACCGACTTCCATCATGTCCAGCATTGCTGCAATGGAGAACCAGATGAAGATGATCGACTCCACTGCCAACATGACCCGTTCATTCGGTCAGAAGCCTACACAGAATGGCAGCAGCTTTGGAGGAGAGACTGATTGCTTTACCACTGATTCCCTGTCTGCAGCGGGGGAAGCTGAAGGTCAAAGCTTGGGGAGCCCTGCTTTATCTGAGTCCTCTGGCTCTATGCAGCATTTGTCCCCAGCTCACAGCCACTCTGAGAGCCAGCGATCCAAGTCCCCAGCTACActcaacaataataacaacagcagTGCCATGACAGCAGAGGAGGGCCAGGAGAACAATACAGCTGGCTTGGCAACAGTGAAGTCGGAAAAATCAGAGACCCCATCTCCGCTTTCTGCTACTGAAGGCACCGGGGCCCTTGACCTGACTGCCACTCAACATGGCAGGCACTTTATCAAGGAGGAGAGCCACTTCAACATGCTGTTTCTAAACAGGGatcgag GACTGAGCACCACTAATTTGGCCAGCACTGCATCAAACATGATCAAAATGGAGATGAACGGACATGGCAAGTCAGTGTCTCTGAGCGACAACTCTCACTTGCCCGTGGGCATCCAGGTTCCTGCTGCGACACCCCAGACCACCATGAGCCCCAGCATCAACCCCATGTTGGCTCCCCCGCCTCCACGACGCACTCCTAAGCAGCACAACTGCCACTCATGTGGGAAGAATTTTTCTTCAGCCAGTGCTCTGCAAATccatgagcgcacacacactggGGAAAAACCTTTTGCCTGTTCCATTTGTGGAAGGGCTTTCACCACAAAGGGCAACCTGAAG GTTCACATGGGAACACACATGTGGAACAACGCTCCAGCCCGAAGGGGTCGGCGACTGTCTGTAGAGAATCCCATGGCCCTGCTGGGAGGGGATGCCATGAAGTTCAGCGAGATGTTCCAGAAGGATCTGGCGGCTCGGGCCATGAACGTGGACCCAGGCTTTTGGAACCAGTACGCAGCTGCCATCACCAACGGGCTGGCCATGAAAAACAATGAGATCTCTGTGATCCAGAATGGAGGCATCACCCAGCTTCCTGTCAGCCTCGGCGGTGCGGGAATCACTTCACTGGGAGCCATGCCTGGAGGAATGGACCGTGTTCACACGGGCAGCAGCCCTCCCATGACGGGTATGGAGAAGGCAGGTCTGGAGGTTGGGGCCAGCCGCCCCTTCTCCAGATTTATGGAGGAGAACAAAGAGATTGGGATCAATTAA